The Coriobacteriia bacterium genomic interval ACGTGGGCAACGACCCTCTCGGCGATCCCGAGTCTGCGGCCAAGCGTGTGGCCGAGAGCGTCCTTGAGGCGTTTGAACTCGCAGGTAGCGCTGGTGCCTCGGCACGACTGCTCCTGGAGAACACGGCCGGCGCAGGCCGCACCTTCGGGTCGACCTTCGAGGAGCTGGGTGCCTGCATCGCCAACACCGGGCTGCCGACAGCCAGGCTGGGAGTATGCCTCGACACGTGTCATGCATTTGCGTTCGGAATGCCGCTGGACACCCCTGAAGGCTGGCGGGAGGTCGTGGACGGAATCGCCGGCCTGTGCGGTGGCGATCGCCTCGGCCTCATACACGCCAACGACTGCATGTTCGAGCGCGGTTCCAAGCGCGATCGCCACGCCTGGGTGGGCGAAGGGCGCATCGGCAAGGAGGGGTTTGCCGCTATGGTGTGCATGCCAGAACTGTCAGATGTTGCTGCGTGCCTTGAGATGCCCGGTGACGTGCCGATAAAGGACTCGACGAACATCGAACGCCTCCGAAAGCTTCGCGATCAGTGCTCGTGATCACGACACCTGTTGGTAACCGGGCGAATGCGGTTGCCCGAGGCGGGCGACGGCTCTACGATAAGGCGGTCTGACCGCCTGCAATGGACGGCTCTTTTCGTGACGCTACTATCGGATTGAGGAACACGATGGCCTTCTTCCTGATCGGCCGAGGACCCGACGACGACCTGCGGCTCATCAGCGCCAAGTCGTTCGAGACTCGTCAGGCCGCCATGGCCGAGCTGTCGCTCCTCAGCGCCGAGCCGACCTTTGCGCACTGGGACGACGAGGTCAGCGTGATGGACCTCGAATCTGGTGCTCCCGTGCTGCTCGTTCGCTCAGGCGTCGCTGCCGCACCCGCCGCAGAGGCCGTGGTTGCGCCCGTCGATGCCGCCGGTGCTTGGGAGGCCGACCTTCCGCAGGCCGTGGCCGAGGAGCCCGCGCCTGTTGCGGCGACCACTGTGGCCGAGCCGATCCTGATTCCCGCCGGCGTTGTGCCCGAGCCGACACTCACGGCCGAGGAGCCTGCCCTTGCGGCGGCCCCCGAGGCAAGTACGTTCGTCCCCGGCGCGATCGAGGCGCCGTTCTGGGAGCCTCCCTCGGTCGCCCTGATTGAACCTGTGGCCGACGAAGCCATCGCCGATGCAATCGTCCAAGAGGCCCCCAGTGCCGAGCCCGAGCCCGATGTGGAGTCCGGCGTCACAGCTCTCGAGCCCTCAGTTCCCGAGACCGCAGTTGAGTCCGCGCCCGAGCGAGAGCTCGAGGCTGTCGCTCCCGCACAGGTCGCTACCGAGCCCGGCGTCGCCATGGCGGCGACGCCGGAGCCTGTCTCAGACGTTTCGGTCGCCGCCCCAGCTGTCGACGAGAACGACGAGCTGCGGGCCGCTATTCTGCGCACGACCGAGCACATGAGCGCCGAAGGCGTCGTGCCTCCAGAGTCCGTGGGGCTTGTGCCCGCCGAGTCGCAAGCTTTCCCCGAGACCGAGCCGGAGACCGCATCTCAGGAGCCCGAGGTAGCGCAGGAGCCGTCGGCGCCGCCCAGGGTCGGGTTCTGGCCGTGGGCACGCGCCGCGAACTCTTCGGATGCCGAGGGCACCGGCGTGGCCCCTGAGGTCGCGGGCGTGTACGACGCGCTCCAAGAGCCTGCGACCGAGCTGCCCGAGCCCGACGTCGAGACTGCGCTTCGCAATGCCGTTCTGCTGCCCGCCGGTGAGGTCGCTGCTGCCCCCGACCACGGCGCTGAGCCGCATCTTCCCATGAGCAGCCTGCCGGCGCCCGAGGCGGGCGCATTTGTACCGCCTGTCGACGCCGAGAGCGTGGATTCTTCCGACTTCATCCTCGACCTGGATGCGGTGGAGTCGGCGCCCGTCGAGACTGCCGACGCGGCGGCGTCGCCGGTTGCCCCGGCACCCTCGGCGAGTGACGCATGGTCGCTCGGAGGCCCCGAGACTTCTGCGGCGCCCGAGCCATCAGCCGGCGGGCAGACGCCCGAGGTCAATCCGGAGCCAGTCGCCGCTGTTTCTTCGCTGCAGGACTACACCTGCGAGGACTGCGTCTACGTCACGACCTGCCCCAACCGCGACCAGCGTCTCCCGAAGGACTGCGGCAGCTTCCAGTGGCGGTGATTGTGGGTGCTCCCGGCGGACAGTCGTTTCCGTTCTCGGCGATCGTTGGCCAGGAGACACTTAAGCTTGCACTGCTTCTCAACGCCGTCGACCCCAGGGTCGGCGGCGTTCTCATTCGCGGGGAGAAGGGGACAGCCAAGTCCACTGCGGTTCGCGCTTTGCGCTCGCTGTTGCCGCCCATCACTATCGTGTCCGGTTGCAGGTTCGCCTGCGACCCTGCGGACGCCCCATCGTGGTGCGATGAGTGCTGCGAGCGCTCTGGCGCCGGGCCCTTGCCCACCGAGCAAGCAGCGGCGCGGCTCGTCGAGCTGCCAGTCTCGGCCACAGAGGACCGCATAGTCGGTACCTTGGACTTCGAGCACGCCATCAAGCGGGGAGAGAAGCGCTTCGAGCCCGGGCTGCTGGCCAACGCCAACCGGGCGATTCTCTACGTAGACGAGGTCAACCTGCTCGACGACCACCTCGTCGACACTCTTCTGGACGCCGCTGCCATGGGTGTGAACAGCGTCGAGCGCGAGGGCGTCTCCTTCCGGCACCCAGCGCGCTTCATGCTGATCGGAACGATGAATCCGGAGGAGGGAGAGCTCAGGCCACAGCTTCTTGACCGCTTCGGGCTATGCGTCGATGTCTCGGGCGTTCAAGACCCCGGGGCACGCGTCGAGATCGTCCGCCGCCGACGTGACTTCGATGCCAATCCGGTCGCGTTCTGCGCCCGTTGGGCTGATGACGAGGCCGAGCTGACCGCAAGTATCGAGCGTGGCCGAGCGCTTCTACCGAGCGTTACCGTCTCCGACGAGCTGCTCCTCGCGATCGCCAACCTTGCGCTCTCCGTGGGAGTGGACGGCCATCGCGCCGATCAAGCCATGGCCCGTGCGGCCGCCGCGCTCGCGGCGCTTGAAGGCCGAGAGGTGCCGACCGTTTCCGATGTGAGCCGAATCGCCCCACTCGTGCTCGCCCACCGAGTTCGCCGCACGCTCTTCGACGAGCCGCGGATCGACTCGGTCGCCATGGCCGCCTTGATCGCCACTTCGCTGGGCAGCGACAACGACCAAGCCGATGACGAGCAGAATGCCATCGCAGACGACACGATGCTTAGCGCGGGACAGGCAGCAATCTGGGAGACGGCTCCGGACCCACGACAGCCCGTCGACGAACCATCCCCACGAGCCCGGATTGCGATTCCGGATGAGCGCGAGAACCGTGTGGATTACATGAGATCGGAAGGTCGCCGACGCCAGGCTGTCTCGGCCGAATCCCGGGGGCGTCATACTGGTAGCCGCGCGAGTGCCGAGGGCACCGAGCGCGCTGACATCGCCCTCGAGGCGACGCTACGGGCAGCCGCACCCAATCAGTCCTCCCGCAACGCGGCAAACGGGCTGGCGCTGCAGATCGAACGCTCAGAGATTCAGCAGAAGGTTCGGCGCCACAAGGCGGGAACGACCATCGTGTTCTGTGTGGATACGAGCAGTTCGATGGGCACGGCCGCTCGAGTCGCCGCCGTGCGTACCGCGGTGGTCGACCTGTTGCATGACGCCTACCGGCGCCGAGACCGTGTCGCCGTCGTCGCGTTTCGCGGAGATAGCGCCGAGGTGTTGCTCGCACCAACAGCCAGCATCCAGCTCGCCGAGATGCGCCTGCGCGACCTGACAACTGGGGGATCGACGCCACTAGCCGCAGGGCTGCTCACGAGCATGGAGGTCGTCGAGCGGGAGCAACGCCGCGATCCCGACGTCGTCGGGTGGATCGTCGTGCTCTCCGATGGGAGGGCGAATGTCGGTCTCTCTGGGGGTGTCGGCAGCGCTGACGCGCTTGCAGCGGCCGTGCGTATGAAGGCGGCGGGGGTGCATGCACTTGTGGTGGACGTCGCAGGCTCAGATCAACCGTCCGGACCAGCGCGGGAGATTGCGACCGCGGCGGGTGCTCGCTACGTCAAGACGGGTGACGGGGGTCACACGCTTGCCGCGTCGGTGCGAAGTGTCGTTCATAACGCGTAAAGCAGCGGGCGAATCGTACCGATACAATGAAGCACGTGCGCTGTTTGTAGACGCGGCTTGATCCTGATATGAGGGGGAACTCAGCAATGACACGCACTGTGCGCCGCTTTGTAGTCGTCCTAGTCGTAGCCCTGGCGCTCTTCGGCATCTTCGCCTCAACGGCTCTTGCCGCCCTCGAGGACACGCCGACTCCCACGCTCGGAACGTCCAAGACCAACCCCAGTTGGGGAGTCGACGCGTGGTGGAGAGGTGGCTGGGGCAACAGCCTCTACCCCGAGTTCACGCTTAACCCGCCTCCGATGACCGAGGACACCGATGGATACCTCATCGGCTTTCTATACGCGGTCGACAGAAGTCTTGTGACGCCCATCGACACGACGCATCCCGGGAACTACTACCGCGCCGACTGGCCCGTCGCGACTGGCGCCACCGGTGGCACGTCGACAGACCACACAATCGACATGCTGGGTGTGTATCAGAACCCGCCTGCAGGCGGCTGGCGGGCGCAGCTTCCGGCAGAGCACACGCCTCTTGAGGGCTGGTGGGTCTTCCACTACAAGTTCTTCTCAAACTTCCGCTACGCTGCCAACCAGTGGGATCCGGTATTTGGCATCGACCAGACTCCACCTCGAGCCGTCACTGGCCTGAACGTCACGACGGGGCTCACTAGTTCGACGGTGACAACCTGGACGCCTGCAACGCGGGCCCACATCACATGGAACCCGGGCGACCTTCCTGGTCAATATGATGATCTGTCCGGCATCGGGTACTACCAAGTCATGCTAGACGACAAGCCCTACGTGCCGGAGACCTCATCCAGTCCTACACTCGGCCGAGTCTATGGCTCGCAAGCTTTCGTCATCGCGCCGTCGTTCACGATCGAGAACATGCCGGCAGGCGCGCACAAGATATCAATCGTCCCTGTTGATAGAGCGACCAACCCTGGGCCTGCAGCGAGCCAGATGTTCTACTCGGACCCGGACACTCCCACGATCTCTTTCACGTCCCCAACCACGAGCATTCTGTCGATGAAGAGCATCTTCTCAGTCGACGCGAGCGACGCCGCAGGACCGCCCGTTGTCACCATGGCTCTGGATGGTTCGGGGCTTACGACGCTGACTGCCGCGCCGTACTCCTACAAGCCGGACCTCAGCGCCCTGGGCAGCGGGACTCACACGCTAACTGCAACCGCCACGGATCACCTCGGCAGGACCGTCACCATCACCAAGACTGTCAGCTTCAGCAACACGATCACGTCGGCCGGTTTCATGACCACCGGCCCGTCCGAATTGGTTGACCTATCACCCGATGCC includes:
- a CDS encoding VWA domain-containing protein, which encodes MAVIVGAPGGQSFPFSAIVGQETLKLALLLNAVDPRVGGVLIRGEKGTAKSTAVRALRSLLPPITIVSGCRFACDPADAPSWCDECCERSGAGPLPTEQAAARLVELPVSATEDRIVGTLDFEHAIKRGEKRFEPGLLANANRAILYVDEVNLLDDHLVDTLLDAAAMGVNSVEREGVSFRHPARFMLIGTMNPEEGELRPQLLDRFGLCVDVSGVQDPGARVEIVRRRRDFDANPVAFCARWADDEAELTASIERGRALLPSVTVSDELLLAIANLALSVGVDGHRADQAMARAAAALAALEGREVPTVSDVSRIAPLVLAHRVRRTLFDEPRIDSVAMAALIATSLGSDNDQADDEQNAIADDTMLSAGQAAIWETAPDPRQPVDEPSPRARIAIPDERENRVDYMRSEGRRRQAVSAESRGRHTGSRASAEGTERADIALEATLRAAAPNQSSRNAANGLALQIERSEIQQKVRRHKAGTTIVFCVDTSSSMGTAARVAAVRTAVVDLLHDAYRRRDRVAVVAFRGDSAEVLLAPTASIQLAEMRLRDLTTGGSTPLAAGLLTSMEVVEREQRRDPDVVGWIVVLSDGRANVGLSGGVGSADALAAAVRMKAAGVHALVVDVAGSDQPSGPAREIATAAGARYVKTGDGGHTLAASVRSVVHNA
- a CDS encoding deoxyribonuclease IV yields the protein MLFGAHVSVAGGYIGALDYAESVGAECIQIFAKSPRQWRGPAVDPAAAEHFIAERAKRDFGPVFTHTAYLINLATDNRELRAKSIPALADELVRGATLGAAGTVCHVGNDPLGDPESAAKRVAESVLEAFELAGSAGASARLLLENTAGAGRTFGSTFEELGACIANTGLPTARLGVCLDTCHAFAFGMPLDTPEGWREVVDGIAGLCGGDRLGLIHANDCMFERGSKRDRHAWVGEGRIGKEGFAAMVCMPELSDVAACLEMPGDVPIKDSTNIERLRKLRDQCS